From Petrotoga mexicana DSM 14811:
TTAGCAGACACAGGTGGGAAGCGGAGCAAAACTTCTTCCTCTTTCCTTATATGGACGGATAGCGGAGTGAAAAGGTAAAAGCCTTTTTTCATGGGTGGTCTGCGGGGAGAGGTCGACAGAATCTCTTCCTTAAATGGGCGGGCAGCGGTGTGAAAAAGTAAAAAAGCTTCCTTTTCCTCACGGGTGGGGAGCGGGGGAAGGGCGCTATAAAACTTATTATATGCTAGTTGAGTAATAAGTTAGCACACCTTCAAAAAGATATGGTATAATTAAGTTGAATAACTCAAATCTTACAAAAAAGAGAGACCAAATATGAATGAATTAGTGCACAATCCTCATGATCTATTCTTCAAACGAATTTTCAGTGACATAAGGATAGCTCGAGATTTCTTATGGAACTATCTCCCTCAAGAAGCTGTAGAAATAGTATACCTAGATTATTTAATTCCTGAAAACAACAGTCATGTTGATGAAAACCTAAGAGAAAGCCTCTCGGATATGTTGTATAAAACAAAGATAAAAGGACAAGATGGCTATATATACATTCTGATGGAACACAAAAGCTACATTGAAGGGAAAGTAATCTTTCAACTGTTGAGATACATTACGAGCATATGGGAAGAAAAATACGATCCCAAAACAAAAAAGGTACCAATAATAATACCAATAGTAATATACCATGGGAGAGAAATCTGGAACGTAGAAACGAACTTATCAAATATGGTGCAAGGGATAGAAGATTTATCAAATGAACTAAAAACATACTTACCTACATACCGATATGAAATATGTGATTTCTCGATCAAAGGAAAAAAAAGGATAATAGGATTAACAGCGATGAAAGTTGCAATAGAAGCAATGAGAGCAGGAACGGCAATGACCAAAGAAGAATTTAAAGAAAGATTAAGAAGGGTATTTGAATACATAAAACAACTACCAGAAGAAGAGGTACATGAATGGTTTGAAGAGTGTATGGTCTATTTACTAAACGTAAGGGAAGATGTAACGATAGAGGAGATATTAAAAGTACAAAAAGAAATAATGCCTGGAAGGGGTGAAATAGTTATGACGATAGCTGAAAAGTTGAGAAACGAAGGTAAATTAGAAGGTGAAAGAGAAGGGAAACTTGAAGACAGAAGGGAAGTAGCTATAAAGTTATTAAATAAACGATTTGGAAAAGAATTTACACAAGAGATGAAAGAGAAGATAAAAGAAGCTGAAGAAAGAAGAATAAACCAAATAATTGACAACATATTTGAAATAACCATAGAAGAACTAAAAGAGTTATTGAAATAATGGCAGTAAGTAAAACACTATCTGATATTTTTGGATAGGTAACAGGGCAAAAACCTTTCCCATTTCCTCATAAGTGAGTTGCGGAGTGAAAGGGAAAAAGGCCTCTTTCCTTAGATGGGCGGGCTGCGGGGCGAAGGGGCGCTATCTCTTAAGTTCTAGAGTCTTCAAAGTTTCTATTTGCTTTTCAAAAAGAAGGGGGTAGCATGTAATGCTTACAGTTCTCAGAGCCTACAAATTAGGCAAAGATTCTGGCTTAATTCTATACCACGATACAAAAGAAAAACTCTACTATACTTACCTATACTCCATGGGTTTAATGTTATATGGAGACT
This genomic window contains:
- a CDS encoding Rpn family recombination-promoting nuclease/putative transposase encodes the protein MNELVHNPHDLFFKRIFSDIRIARDFLWNYLPQEAVEIVYLDYLIPENNSHVDENLRESLSDMLYKTKIKGQDGYIYILMEHKSYIEGKVIFQLLRYITSIWEEKYDPKTKKVPIIIPIVIYHGREIWNVETNLSNMVQGIEDLSNELKTYLPTYRYEICDFSIKGKKRIIGLTAMKVAIEAMRAGTAMTKEEFKERLRRVFEYIKQLPEEEVHEWFEECMVYLLNVREDVTIEEILKVQKEIMPGRGEIVMTIAEKLRNEGKLEGEREGKLEDRREVAIKLLNKRFGKEFTQEMKEKIKEAEERRINQIIDNIFEITIEELKELLK